Proteins encoded together in one Planctomyces sp. SH-PL14 window:
- a CDS encoding WD40 repeat domain-containing protein — MGSLRSIVLGCVGMGASLAFFSPCDTLAQTPPKVLTTLQGHTGAVNGAGFTRDGKLVVTVSADETIRIWDATTGQEVRRLEGPKGHLLSLAIAPDDRSFITGGQDNQIRHWDLPQSVPLRSLAGHTAAASRFAVSPDNQVLASVGDDRQLRLWETKLGAASGAWKADQKTPTAVAYRFDNQELAIGDEAGRITLWNPVENRTVGLLGAHAGPVRGLHYHPNNQQIISAGQDGDARIFQLPLVPPRLIPGHYSAVSALVLAPNGQHILAGGEDKVARLFLLQTGQLQREFPPLPGRITAVAASSNSAHAAAADSEGNIQLWGFNDGNPQPLLRGHAGPVEAMAFHPDSQRIATAGRDGTVRVWRVPPTPIQLLHGHQAPVRAMASTPDGRQFASAAADKVVHFWNANGQSARQYGGHQAEVLSLAYRGDGGLVASGDAAGTVHVQSSDGNLQGVLGAHPAPVTAIGFHPTLQILCTADAEGTIKQWLLPLNPPRQQAGHPEAIRAVAVTADGRFTLSTSNDGAIRVWESSSGNHVRNLDGLPGPILSVAVSPDGNLVVAGNEAGTIRFWNLSDGQHRGEGKAPGGAIPTIAFHPRELVVATGSADGHVRVWTVPAPPKDGTPPAAPEEKTSYRAHEGEITSLAYAADGLTLVSGGADKRVHLQTLANPDSGKSLTGPRDRIRALAISPEGLVYATSGDRKIYVWTTAGDGKPLRTMADTAVTTSLALSADGRRLALGGGAAGAGGNDDRIVRVVDPATLLELERFTGHSGAVTSVAISHDGKTLASGGVDKLVRIQNVSSLHTMSVGQGPVTEVAILPGSFRMLAAVGGEPQVRQWQADGKPLPPLVLSAPISQFRTRDQELLTTDSEGRIQFWSLPDLKPTRSIEAAAPLTSLTLKGDGSRLAVGDSLGQVRVYAVSETPVLLEQFRVETPVADLVFAGDAQKPTVVVGSIAPQLSQRELAIERLIPAHAGAALGVAFNNSGEQLLSCGADGKVHAWKTSTGERLRSYEGPTDAVTCVTFTRDNARVLAGGLDKAVRIWSAGDAQLQKTFVHPAAVRSLSPNHENTRVATTGDDERVHVWDFESGRELEFFEGHVGPPTGVAFASDNRTIISGGADAAIRIWTLAARRVVAAHPGPVVDLLQTNGGGQVVTLGRDGQARAWDTNLHPGREFSIGESVPTATAVRQDSQQLAIGDEEGTLHVFQYGSGQLQQKLAAGARVTALAYSPDNKRLALASEVRQLRVYSTEDWSTLQETTLPAAATDLRFTSDGQRLWITDRDGGVREWAATSSKEIRSFGGHGGAIYGLTFAGDGTTIASCSADQTLRTWELATGRQIHQLNGHQAPVYSLTRSADSTLLVSGAGDKSIRLWNAASGGGLSPLPCGDQTVYSVALHPNGRTLAAAGADKKLRLIDLLSGTVQKTLEGHPDYVHRVLFNPAGTKLLSCGFSGRMYFWNLDGSPAARQRLGEAIHAAAFHPDGTRLVLGGSSGKSYLVETPPDGR; from the coding sequence GTGGGAAGTCTGCGCTCGATCGTGCTCGGCTGCGTAGGAATGGGAGCCTCCCTGGCTTTCTTCAGCCCTTGTGACACTCTGGCCCAGACCCCGCCCAAAGTTCTCACAACGCTCCAGGGACACACCGGAGCCGTCAACGGCGCCGGCTTCACTCGCGACGGCAAACTCGTCGTCACCGTCAGCGCCGACGAGACCATCCGCATCTGGGACGCCACCACCGGCCAGGAAGTCCGCCGCCTCGAAGGACCCAAAGGACACCTCCTCAGCCTCGCGATCGCGCCCGACGACCGCTCCTTCATCACCGGCGGCCAGGACAACCAGATCCGCCACTGGGACCTTCCACAATCGGTCCCCCTCCGATCTCTCGCCGGCCACACCGCCGCCGCCTCCCGCTTCGCCGTCAGCCCCGACAACCAGGTCCTGGCCAGCGTCGGTGACGACCGTCAGCTTCGACTCTGGGAGACCAAGCTCGGCGCCGCCAGTGGAGCCTGGAAGGCCGACCAGAAAACTCCGACGGCCGTCGCCTACCGCTTCGACAACCAGGAACTCGCGATCGGCGACGAAGCGGGCCGCATCACCCTCTGGAACCCCGTCGAGAACCGGACCGTCGGCCTCCTCGGTGCCCACGCCGGCCCCGTCCGCGGCCTGCACTATCACCCCAACAACCAGCAGATCATCTCCGCCGGCCAGGACGGAGATGCCCGGATCTTCCAGCTCCCCCTCGTCCCCCCGCGGCTCATCCCCGGCCACTACTCAGCGGTCTCGGCCCTTGTCCTGGCACCGAACGGACAACACATCCTCGCCGGGGGCGAAGACAAGGTCGCGCGGCTCTTCCTCCTGCAGACCGGACAGCTTCAGCGGGAATTCCCGCCGCTTCCGGGACGAATTACGGCCGTCGCCGCTTCGTCCAACTCCGCTCACGCCGCGGCAGCCGACAGTGAAGGAAACATCCAGCTCTGGGGCTTCAACGACGGCAACCCGCAGCCCCTCCTACGGGGGCACGCCGGACCGGTCGAAGCCATGGCCTTCCACCCGGACAGCCAGCGGATCGCGACCGCCGGACGGGACGGGACGGTCCGCGTCTGGCGCGTCCCGCCGACACCGATTCAACTCCTGCACGGCCACCAGGCCCCGGTCCGGGCCATGGCGAGCACTCCCGATGGCCGGCAGTTCGCCTCCGCCGCGGCCGACAAGGTGGTCCACTTCTGGAACGCCAACGGTCAGTCCGCCCGACAGTACGGCGGACACCAGGCGGAAGTCCTGAGCCTCGCCTACCGCGGAGACGGCGGCCTCGTAGCGAGCGGCGACGCCGCCGGGACAGTCCACGTTCAGTCGAGCGACGGCAACCTCCAGGGGGTCCTGGGAGCCCATCCCGCTCCGGTGACTGCGATCGGCTTCCACCCGACGCTCCAGATCCTCTGCACGGCCGACGCCGAGGGGACGATCAAGCAGTGGCTCCTGCCGCTCAATCCGCCGCGGCAGCAGGCGGGACACCCGGAAGCGATCCGGGCCGTCGCGGTCACGGCCGATGGCCGGTTCACGCTCTCGACCTCCAACGACGGCGCGATCCGGGTGTGGGAGTCGTCGAGCGGCAACCACGTCCGCAACCTCGACGGACTCCCCGGCCCGATCCTCTCGGTCGCCGTCAGCCCGGACGGCAACCTCGTTGTCGCTGGCAACGAGGCGGGAACGATCCGCTTCTGGAACCTCAGCGATGGCCAGCACCGGGGCGAAGGGAAGGCTCCGGGAGGAGCGATCCCGACGATCGCGTTTCATCCGAGGGAGCTGGTCGTCGCCACCGGGAGCGCCGACGGCCACGTCCGCGTCTGGACGGTCCCGGCCCCCCCGAAGGATGGAACGCCCCCCGCCGCGCCGGAAGAGAAGACAAGCTATCGCGCCCACGAAGGGGAGATCACGTCGCTCGCGTACGCCGCCGACGGTCTGACGCTGGTTTCGGGCGGAGCGGACAAGCGGGTCCACCTTCAGACGCTCGCCAACCCGGACAGCGGCAAGTCGCTGACCGGCCCCCGCGATCGGATCCGGGCCCTCGCGATCTCCCCCGAAGGACTGGTCTATGCCACGTCGGGTGACCGGAAAATCTACGTCTGGACCACGGCGGGAGACGGAAAGCCCCTCCGGACGATGGCCGACACCGCGGTCACGACGAGCCTCGCGCTCTCGGCGGACGGTCGCCGGCTGGCCCTGGGTGGGGGAGCGGCTGGAGCGGGGGGCAACGATGACCGCATCGTCCGCGTCGTCGATCCGGCGACGCTGCTGGAACTCGAACGGTTCACCGGTCACTCCGGAGCGGTGACATCGGTCGCGATCTCGCACGACGGCAAGACCCTGGCGAGCGGCGGAGTCGACAAGCTGGTCCGGATCCAGAACGTCTCGAGCCTGCACACGATGTCGGTCGGCCAGGGACCGGTCACGGAAGTCGCCATCCTGCCGGGCTCGTTCCGGATGCTGGCGGCGGTTGGCGGCGAGCCGCAGGTCCGGCAGTGGCAGGCGGACGGCAAACCGCTCCCGCCGCTGGTCCTGTCGGCACCCATCTCGCAGTTCCGAACCCGCGATCAGGAACTCCTCACGACTGACTCCGAAGGCCGGATCCAGTTCTGGTCCCTCCCCGATCTCAAGCCGACGCGGTCGATCGAAGCCGCGGCGCCGCTCACGAGTCTGACGCTCAAAGGGGATGGCAGCCGTCTGGCGGTCGGAGACAGCCTCGGACAGGTCCGGGTCTACGCGGTCTCGGAGACCCCGGTCCTGCTGGAGCAGTTCCGGGTCGAGACGCCGGTGGCCGACCTCGTGTTCGCCGGCGACGCACAGAAGCCGACGGTCGTCGTCGGCTCGATCGCCCCGCAGCTCTCCCAGCGGGAGCTGGCGATCGAGCGGTTGATCCCGGCTCACGCGGGGGCGGCCCTGGGGGTCGCGTTCAACAACTCGGGCGAGCAGCTCCTCTCCTGCGGGGCCGACGGAAAGGTTCACGCCTGGAAGACCTCCACGGGCGAGCGGCTCCGGTCCTACGAGGGACCGACGGACGCCGTCACCTGCGTCACCTTCACCCGGGACAACGCCCGCGTCCTGGCAGGGGGGCTCGACAAAGCGGTCCGTATCTGGAGCGCGGGGGACGCCCAGCTTCAGAAGACCTTTGTTCATCCGGCCGCGGTTCGGTCTCTCAGCCCCAATCACGAGAACACTCGCGTCGCCACGACGGGGGACGACGAACGGGTCCACGTCTGGGACTTCGAGTCGGGTCGGGAGCTGGAGTTCTTTGAGGGACACGTCGGACCACCGACGGGAGTCGCCTTCGCCTCCGACAACCGGACGATCATCTCCGGCGGGGCCGACGCCGCGATCCGGATCTGGACGCTGGCAGCCCGGCGCGTCGTCGCCGCGCATCCGGGGCCGGTCGTCGACCTGCTCCAGACCAACGGCGGCGGACAGGTCGTCACGCTCGGACGGGACGGCCAGGCCCGCGCCTGGGACACGAACCTCCACCCCGGTCGGGAGTTCTCCATCGGGGAGTCGGTCCCGACCGCCACGGCGGTCCGGCAGGACAGCCAGCAGCTCGCGATCGGCGACGAAGAGGGGACGCTCCACGTCTTTCAGTACGGCTCCGGTCAGCTCCAGCAGAAGCTGGCCGCAGGAGCCCGCGTCACCGCGCTCGCCTACAGCCCCGACAACAAGCGGCTGGCTCTGGCGAGTGAAGTCCGGCAGCTCCGCGTTTACTCGACCGAGGACTGGTCGACGCTCCAGGAGACCACACTCCCCGCGGCGGCGACCGACCTCCGCTTCACCTCCGACGGTCAGCGGCTGTGGATCACCGACCGCGACGGCGGCGTCCGGGAATGGGCCGCGACGTCCTCGAAGGAAATCCGCTCCTTCGGCGGACACGGCGGCGCGATCTACGGCCTCACGTTCGCCGGCGATGGAACCACGATCGCCTCCTGCAGCGCCGACCAGACGCTCCGAACCTGGGAGCTCGCGACGGGGCGGCAGATCCATCAGCTCAACGGCCATCAGGCCCCGGTCTACAGCCTGACCCGCAGCGCGGATTCGACGCTGCTCGTCTCCGGAGCGGGAGACAAGTCGATCCGGTTGTGGAACGCCGCGAGCGGCGGCGGGCTCTCGCCGCTCCCCTGCGGCGACCAGACGGTCTACTCCGTCGCCCTCCATCCGAACGGCCGGACCCTCGCCGCCGCGGGGGCGGACAAGAAGCTCCGGCTGATCGACCTGCTCTCGGGGACCGTCCAGAAGACGCTGGAGGGGCACCCCGATTACGTCCACCGCGTCCTGTTCAATCCGGCGGGAACGAAGCTGCTCTCCTGCGGCTTCAGCGGTCGGATGTACTTCTGGAATCTCGACGGATCTCCCGCCGCGCGGCAGCGGCTGGGCGAGGCGATCCACGCCGCCGCGTTCCATCCCGACGGCACGCGGCTGGTCCTGGGGGGCTCCAGCGGAAAGTCCTATCTCGTCGAGACGCCCCCCGACGGTCGTTGA
- a CDS encoding SulP family inorganic anion transporter, giving the protein MNAIESSAAARIGRDLTAGIVVFLVALPLCMGIALASDASVFSGLVSGVVGGIVIGSLSGSHTSVSGPAAGLTAVVAAQIAALGSFEAFLLAVVIAGLLQIGLGLLQIGSMQAFVPGSVIKGLLAAIGIILILKQIPHLVGHDDDLEGDLAFLQPDDETTFSALWSALGDFHLEAGLVGLVSLGFLFAWDRIPWCKKSGWPPQLLVVLLGIGLSQALRGLGEAWVTAPQHLVQVPIADSLDTFRTFFLFPAWSRLVDPAVALAGVTIALVASLETLLNVEAADKLDPRRRSTPANRELVAQGAGNLVCGLIGGLPVTSVIVRSSVNINAGSQSRLSAIVHGILLALCVALVPTWLNLIPLACLAAILIHTGFKLASPQVIRRQWQAGFSQFVPFLVTVTAIVFTDLLIGVVIGILVSAGFILYAGTLHPLKTIRESREGRETLRIELAHQMTFLNRAALSHAFDRIAPGSDVTIDARQTDYIDPDVLELIRDFESSIVPARKIHLDLVGLRDRYPLGGAAAAEEAERGWKAESPASGSAPAPRGG; this is encoded by the coding sequence ATGAACGCCATCGAGTCCTCCGCCGCGGCGCGAATCGGCCGCGATCTGACCGCCGGGATCGTCGTCTTCCTGGTCGCCTTGCCGCTCTGCATGGGGATCGCCCTCGCCTCCGATGCGTCGGTCTTCTCGGGGCTGGTGTCCGGCGTGGTCGGCGGCATCGTGATCGGTTCGCTGAGCGGGTCGCACACGAGCGTCTCGGGGCCGGCGGCGGGCCTCACGGCGGTCGTGGCGGCGCAGATCGCGGCGCTCGGATCGTTCGAAGCGTTCCTGCTGGCGGTCGTGATCGCGGGGCTGCTCCAGATCGGACTCGGACTGCTGCAGATCGGGTCGATGCAGGCGTTCGTCCCCGGGAGCGTCATCAAGGGCCTGCTGGCGGCGATCGGGATCATCCTGATCCTGAAGCAGATCCCGCACCTCGTGGGGCACGACGACGATCTCGAAGGGGACCTGGCGTTTCTGCAGCCCGACGATGAGACGACCTTCAGCGCCCTGTGGTCCGCCCTCGGCGACTTCCACCTCGAGGCGGGACTCGTCGGTCTGGTCTCGCTGGGCTTCCTCTTCGCGTGGGACAGGATCCCCTGGTGCAAGAAGTCCGGCTGGCCGCCGCAGCTCCTCGTCGTGCTGCTCGGGATCGGACTCAGCCAGGCGCTCCGCGGCCTGGGCGAGGCGTGGGTCACGGCCCCCCAGCACCTCGTGCAGGTGCCGATTGCGGACTCGCTCGACACGTTCCGGACGTTCTTCCTGTTCCCCGCCTGGAGCCGCCTCGTCGATCCGGCGGTCGCTCTCGCGGGGGTGACGATCGCCCTCGTCGCCTCGCTGGAAACGCTCCTCAACGTCGAGGCGGCCGACAAGCTCGATCCGCGGCGGCGGAGCACGCCGGCGAATCGCGAGCTGGTTGCCCAGGGGGCCGGCAACCTCGTCTGCGGGTTGATCGGGGGGCTGCCGGTGACGTCGGTCATCGTCCGGAGCTCGGTCAACATCAACGCCGGGAGCCAGTCGCGGCTCTCGGCGATCGTTCACGGGATCCTGCTGGCTTTGTGCGTGGCGCTCGTGCCGACGTGGCTCAACCTGATCCCGCTCGCCTGCCTGGCGGCGATCCTGATCCACACCGGCTTCAAGCTCGCCAGCCCGCAGGTGATCCGGCGGCAGTGGCAGGCGGGGTTCAGTCAGTTCGTGCCGTTCCTGGTAACGGTCACGGCGATCGTCTTCACCGATCTCCTGATCGGCGTCGTCATCGGCATCCTGGTGAGCGCCGGGTTCATCCTGTACGCCGGCACGCTCCATCCGCTGAAGACGATCCGTGAGAGCCGCGAGGGGCGGGAGACCTTGCGGATCGAGCTGGCGCATCAGATGACGTTCCTGAACCGGGCGGCGCTGTCGCATGCGTTCGACAGGATCGCTCCCGGGAGCGATGTGACGATCGATGCCCGGCAGACCGACTACATCGATCCCGATGTCCTGGAGTTGATCCGGGACTTCGAATCGTCGATTGTGCCGGCCCGGAAGATTCACCTCGACCTCGTTGGCCTTCGCGACCGGTATCCTCTGGGAGGGGCGGCCGCCGCGGAGGAGGCTGAACGGGGATGGAAGGCGGAATCGCCGGCGTCCGGATCGGCTCCGGCCCCGCGCGGCGGCTGA
- a CDS encoding OsmC family protein gives MTPQELRTLQGPIKAQFREHPETALKRFVIEGELDQSRLVCRLKTGHGPVVDAGLHELTGGDGTFACSAQMLLEAIAGCAGVTACVVATALGVEFGMGRIFVEAPLDFRGTLGVSRDVPVGFTEIAIRVVLPVDAAVTEETFAKMAELVERYCVVAQTLRASVKTTVERAA, from the coding sequence ATGACGCCTCAAGAGCTCCGCACCCTTCAGGGTCCGATCAAGGCACAGTTCCGTGAGCATCCCGAGACCGCGCTCAAGCGGTTCGTGATCGAGGGGGAGTTGGACCAGTCCCGTCTTGTCTGCCGGCTGAAGACCGGACATGGCCCGGTGGTTGATGCGGGGCTGCACGAGCTGACGGGAGGGGACGGGACGTTTGCCTGCTCGGCCCAGATGCTTCTGGAGGCGATTGCCGGGTGTGCTGGGGTGACGGCCTGCGTGGTGGCGACGGCGCTGGGGGTCGAGTTCGGGATGGGGCGGATCTTTGTGGAGGCTCCACTCGACTTTCGGGGGACGCTGGGTGTGAGCCGGGATGTGCCGGTCGGTTTCACCGAGATTGCGATCCGGGTTGTGTTGCCGGTGGATGCGGCGGTGACGGAGGAGACGTTTGCGAAGATGGCGGAGTTGGTTGAGCGGTATTGTGTTGTGGCTCAGACGCTGCGGGCGTCGGTGAAGACGACGGTTGAGCGCGCGGCATAG
- a CDS encoding trimeric intracellular cation channel family protein, with translation MGEYIYWIGLVAVASAAASGALEAGRKPAIDLFGGIVVGLAAAVGGGSLRDLLLDRPVFWLADQTYLLVAIGSATVAGILAETLAPPQRLFLLADSVGLALFTVSGTRIALDVGTPWFAASLMGVMTGAFGGILRDVLCNEIPIVFRSELYATAAWAGALLLVVMRSSDLDRTLQAVVAGLLVFLLRMGGIRYGWKLPLLRTGAGGSSD, from the coding sequence ATGGGCGAGTACATTTACTGGATCGGGCTGGTGGCGGTGGCGAGTGCCGCGGCTTCGGGGGCGCTGGAGGCGGGGCGCAAGCCGGCCATCGATCTGTTCGGCGGGATCGTGGTGGGGTTGGCGGCGGCGGTGGGCGGGGGATCGCTGCGGGACCTGCTTCTGGACCGGCCGGTGTTCTGGCTGGCCGACCAGACTTACCTGCTGGTGGCGATTGGTTCGGCGACGGTGGCGGGGATCCTGGCGGAGACGTTGGCTCCGCCGCAGCGGTTGTTTCTGCTGGCCGATTCGGTGGGTCTGGCGCTGTTCACTGTCTCCGGGACACGGATTGCGCTCGATGTGGGGACGCCCTGGTTTGCGGCGTCGCTGATGGGGGTGATGACGGGGGCTTTTGGCGGGATCCTGCGGGACGTCCTGTGCAATGAGATCCCGATTGTTTTTCGGAGTGAGCTGTATGCGACGGCGGCCTGGGCGGGGGCGTTGTTGCTGGTGGTGATGCGGTCGTCGGATCTGGATCGGACGTTGCAGGCGGTGGTGGCGGGGCTTCTGGTGTTTCTGTTGCGGATGGGCGGGATCCGTTACGGATGGAAGTTGCCGCTGCTGCGGACGGGGGCGGGTGGATCGAGCGACTGA
- a CDS encoding M60 family metallopeptidase, whose protein sequence is MRKTLERAVVGWAILWMGFVVPAVEGAKADKPTRTAKAGKGEKATVDVAAQRDADRAAVIDGVKEIVFPGVPGALALFGETAFPIAVAVSEKTPAPLIAGARLGQGRVVAFGHGGYFGKELAGQGDSLKLLKNAIVWASGKPESEVRAAVHENRELAETLRGTGLAIAEYKGHRIGGPKQTNVALVNLDRASDSEIKALTKFVEDGGGLLTVSAGWVYTGYIAKAGEPLRDAPQNRLFSRAGIAWAADTVDNPASGSPLPVAQEVSAYLNASVALDVIEKALEKERPTGTKDARPEDDRIALRALELAASSCPADDTLFMPRVETIVTKHAAAIPKLGESKSIQARDILPWSLMTLQTAYYNNVPIDRLKAPATAAAFPGAVTRSQKRETGELQIDPSIPGWHSTGFYAPPGEPVEVRVTGKTDAQLSVRIGCHKDSLWGKDKWSRPPSIDRVFPMTAARLTVGNAYGGLIYIDVKPAKESSGSKATPLKVEITGAAPAPYFVLGKTTDQEWRESIRNRPAPWAELATDRVIITVPSETIRKLDLPTQLMTQWNRILDGVADLAAIPHERTRPERYVADVQISAGYMHSGYPIMTHLDAAPRMVDYGRLSTVGEWGLYHEVGHNHQDPMWTFEGTGEVTCNLFALYLLDTLTPGAPYHDAMAAEKQKANEAKYIAGGRKFEDWKSDPFLALIMYGQLAKGFGWEPYKKVFAEYQTIPASERPKTEEQKHDQWMVRFSKAVGKNLGPFFQHWGIPTSQAARDAIKDLPEWMP, encoded by the coding sequence ATGCGGAAGACGTTGGAACGCGCGGTGGTCGGTTGGGCAATTCTCTGGATGGGATTCGTGGTCCCCGCGGTCGAAGGAGCCAAGGCCGACAAGCCGACCCGGACCGCCAAAGCGGGCAAGGGTGAGAAGGCCACCGTCGACGTCGCCGCCCAGCGCGACGCGGACCGCGCGGCGGTGATCGACGGCGTGAAAGAGATCGTGTTCCCCGGCGTGCCGGGCGCACTCGCCCTCTTCGGCGAGACCGCGTTTCCGATCGCGGTGGCGGTCTCCGAGAAGACCCCCGCTCCCCTGATCGCCGGGGCGCGGCTCGGACAGGGACGGGTCGTCGCCTTCGGTCACGGCGGCTACTTCGGCAAGGAACTCGCCGGACAGGGAGACAGCCTCAAGCTCCTGAAGAACGCCATCGTCTGGGCCAGCGGAAAGCCGGAGTCCGAAGTCCGGGCCGCCGTCCATGAGAACCGCGAACTGGCCGAGACTCTCCGCGGGACGGGGCTCGCGATCGCCGAATACAAAGGCCACCGCATCGGCGGGCCGAAACAGACCAACGTGGCGCTCGTGAACCTCGACCGCGCGAGCGACTCCGAGATCAAGGCCCTGACGAAGTTCGTCGAAGACGGCGGCGGCCTCCTGACCGTCAGCGCCGGCTGGGTGTACACCGGCTACATCGCCAAGGCGGGCGAACCGCTCCGCGACGCCCCGCAGAACCGCCTCTTCAGCCGGGCCGGAATCGCCTGGGCGGCCGACACGGTCGACAACCCGGCCAGCGGCTCGCCGCTGCCGGTGGCGCAGGAGGTCTCCGCGTATCTCAACGCGTCGGTCGCCCTCGACGTAATCGAAAAGGCTCTCGAGAAGGAACGGCCGACGGGGACGAAAGACGCCCGCCCCGAAGATGACCGGATCGCGCTGCGGGCCCTGGAGCTCGCCGCCTCCTCCTGCCCGGCGGACGACACGCTCTTCATGCCCCGCGTGGAGACGATCGTCACGAAGCACGCGGCCGCGATCCCCAAGCTCGGGGAATCGAAGTCGATCCAGGCCCGGGACATCCTCCCGTGGTCGCTCATGACGCTCCAGACCGCGTACTACAACAACGTCCCGATCGACCGCCTCAAAGCCCCCGCGACCGCCGCAGCCTTTCCCGGCGCGGTCACCAGATCCCAGAAGCGCGAGACGGGCGAGCTCCAGATCGACCCTTCGATCCCCGGCTGGCACAGCACCGGCTTCTACGCGCCCCCCGGGGAGCCCGTGGAGGTACGGGTCACCGGCAAGACCGACGCGCAGCTTTCGGTCCGGATCGGGTGCCACAAGGACAGCCTGTGGGGGAAGGACAAGTGGTCCCGCCCACCGTCGATCGACCGGGTCTTCCCGATGACGGCAGCGCGGCTGACGGTCGGCAACGCCTACGGCGGCCTGATCTACATCGATGTCAAGCCGGCCAAGGAGAGTTCCGGCTCTAAGGCGACGCCGCTCAAGGTCGAGATCACCGGCGCGGCCCCGGCCCCCTACTTCGTCCTCGGCAAGACCACCGATCAGGAGTGGCGGGAGTCGATCCGCAACCGCCCCGCCCCCTGGGCCGAGCTGGCGACCGACCGCGTGATCATCACCGTCCCGTCAGAGACGATCCGCAAGCTCGACCTCCCGACCCAGCTCATGACGCAGTGGAACAGAATCCTCGACGGGGTCGCTGATCTCGCCGCCATCCCGCATGAGCGGACGCGTCCCGAACGCTACGTGGCGGACGTCCAGATCTCCGCCGGCTACATGCACTCCGGCTACCCGATCATGACGCACCTCGACGCCGCGCCGCGGATGGTCGATTACGGCCGTCTCTCGACGGTCGGTGAGTGGGGCCTCTACCACGAGGTGGGCCACAACCACCAGGACCCGATGTGGACCTTCGAAGGGACCGGGGAAGTCACCTGCAACCTGTTCGCCCTCTATCTCCTCGACACCCTGACTCCCGGCGCCCCGTATCACGACGCGATGGCGGCCGAGAAGCAGAAGGCGAACGAGGCCAAGTACATCGCGGGCGGCCGGAAGTTCGAAGACTGGAAGTCCGACCCGTTCCTGGCCCTCATCATGTACGGGCAGCTCGCCAAAGGCTTCGGATGGGAGCCCTACAAGAAGGTCTTCGCCGAGTACCAGACGATCCCGGCGTCGGAGCGACCGAAGACGGAAGAGCAGAAGCACGACCAGTGGATGGTCCGCTTCTCAAAAGCGGTGGGCAAGAACCTCGGCCCGTTCTTCCAGCACTGGGGAATCCCGACGTCACAAGCCGCGCGGGATGCGATCAAGGACCTCCCGGAGTGGATGCCGTAA
- a CDS encoding DUF1559 domain-containing protein: protein MKSWSRAPRGFTLIELLVVIAIIAVLVAILLPAVQQAREAARASQCKNNLKQIGLALHNYSETVGRFPPGAVWQGNNMVGGVAPENGRDAGWGATWVLLILPYMEQQGLYNRYDFSQLARHGATATGTGNNAVTRKIVPSLNCPSHPEVTAFLNQDYDGFAKANYAANMGAGRMLERAAFTNNAKKGPLSVIGQWGATFGDMTDGASNIVLASEIVKSANTADDRGAWGWSTGPTFSGVVSGSNWILTPNTKQYTDSSPYASNDTTNVVFNYRNDPDRTGNDGGVGSRSFHAGGTNIVMGDGAVRFIGDSVDGQTWLKILAISDGASVGEF from the coding sequence ATGAAGTCTTGGTCCCGCGCGCCGCGTGGATTTACGTTGATTGAGCTCCTGGTGGTGATTGCGATCATCGCCGTCCTCGTGGCCATCCTCCTGCCGGCCGTCCAGCAGGCCCGCGAGGCCGCCCGTGCAAGTCAGTGCAAGAACAATCTCAAGCAGATCGGATTGGCCCTCCACAACTACAGCGAGACGGTCGGTCGGTTTCCTCCCGGAGCGGTCTGGCAAGGGAACAACATGGTCGGTGGCGTCGCGCCGGAAAACGGCCGCGATGCGGGGTGGGGCGCGACCTGGGTCCTGCTGATCCTCCCGTACATGGAGCAGCAGGGACTTTACAACCGGTACGATTTCTCTCAGCTGGCGCGGCACGGGGCGACTGCCACCGGCACCGGCAACAACGCGGTCACGCGGAAGATCGTTCCCTCGCTGAACTGCCCCTCGCACCCGGAAGTCACGGCGTTCCTCAACCAGGACTACGACGGATTCGCCAAGGCCAACTACGCCGCCAACATGGGGGCAGGCCGGATGCTTGAGCGGGCCGCTTTCACCAACAACGCCAAGAAGGGCCCCCTGAGCGTCATCGGCCAGTGGGGCGCTACATTCGGGGACATGACGGACGGCGCGTCGAACATCGTCCTCGCCAGCGAGATCGTCAAGTCCGCCAACACGGCGGACGACCGCGGCGCCTGGGGCTGGTCCACCGGCCCGACGTTTTCGGGAGTGGTGTCCGGTTCGAACTGGATTCTCACTCCGAACACCAAGCAGTACACGGACTCCTCGCCGTACGCGTCGAATGACACGACCAATGTCGTCTTCAACTACCGCAACGATCCGGACCGGACCGGGAACGACGGCGGGGTTGGGTCGCGGAGTTTCCATGCTGGCGGAACGAACATCGTCATGGGTGACGGAGCGGTTCGTTTCATCGGCGACAGCGTCGATGGTCAGACCTGGCTGAAGATCCTGGCCATCTCTGACGGAGCATCCGTCGGCGAGTTCTAG